From a single Streptomyces sp. 1331.2 genomic region:
- a CDS encoding VC0807 family protein produces the protein MSQTVSAAAVTATAVAPVTAPAKAAGAAAHAKSPNPLASGLRPLALDVAAPLVGYYLLHSAFGLSEFAALAWSSAFPAGRTVLGLLRERTLNLWAALMLTVNLAGLALTFVTGDARLMIAKDGGLSGTVAIAILASALIGRPVMSPMLMPFVTKGKRDRAAAWQRLAEGRAAGSRAFRRHERMFSAIWGTALLTECVARVVGAFTLPVATMAWLSTVFLVGAIVAGSMLGRIAVEPMEKLVGAEAEGPTAA, from the coding sequence GTGAGCCAGACCGTCAGCGCCGCCGCCGTCACCGCCACCGCCGTCGCTCCCGTCACCGCTCCCGCGAAGGCCGCCGGCGCCGCCGCCCACGCCAAGTCCCCCAACCCGCTGGCCTCCGGTCTGCGCCCGCTGGCCCTGGACGTGGCCGCCCCGCTGGTCGGCTACTACCTGCTGCACTCGGCCTTCGGCCTGAGCGAGTTCGCCGCGCTGGCCTGGAGCAGCGCCTTCCCGGCCGGCCGGACCGTCCTCGGCCTGCTGCGCGAGCGCACGCTCAACCTGTGGGCCGCGCTGATGCTGACCGTCAACCTGGCGGGCCTGGCGCTGACCTTCGTCACCGGCGACGCCCGGCTGATGATCGCCAAGGACGGCGGGCTGAGCGGCACCGTCGCGATCGCGATCCTGGCCTCCGCACTGATCGGCCGTCCGGTGATGAGCCCGATGCTGATGCCCTTCGTCACCAAGGGCAAGCGGGACCGCGCCGCCGCCTGGCAGCGGCTGGCCGAGGGCCGAGCGGCGGGCTCGCGGGCCTTCCGCCGCCACGAGCGGATGTTCTCGGCGATCTGGGGCACCGCGCTGCTGACCGAGTGCGTGGCCCGGGTGGTCGGCGCCTTCACCCTGCCGGTCGCGACGATGGCCTGGCTGTCCACGGTCTTCCTGGTCGGCGCGATCGTGGCCGGTTCGATGCTCGGCCGGATCGCCGTCGAGCCGATGGAGAAGCTGGTCGGCGCCGAGGCCGAGGGCCCGACCGCCGCCTGA
- a CDS encoding NUDIX domain-containing protein, with protein sequence MTAEPLKSREEWLASLPRIYAASGCLLRDESGRVLIVKAGYREHWQFPGGTIDLGEGPVECAARELTEETGLVGTAGALLAISWTHPSGELDHPAEHFMFDFGTVPDGTPVTVPAGELDDYRWAPVEEALELLGPARSARLRAALEAAEDGRVRIVTTHVSGF encoded by the coding sequence GTGACGGCTGAGCCCTTGAAGTCCCGCGAGGAATGGTTGGCGTCGCTGCCGAGGATCTACGCGGCGTCGGGCTGCCTGCTGCGGGACGAGTCCGGCCGGGTGCTGATCGTGAAGGCCGGGTACCGCGAGCACTGGCAGTTCCCGGGCGGCACGATCGACCTCGGCGAGGGCCCGGTGGAGTGCGCCGCACGGGAGTTGACGGAGGAGACCGGTCTCGTCGGCACGGCCGGCGCGCTGCTGGCGATCTCCTGGACCCACCCGTCGGGCGAACTCGACCACCCGGCCGAGCACTTCATGTTCGACTTCGGCACCGTCCCGGACGGCACCCCCGTGACCGTCCCGGCCGGCGAGCTGGACGACTACCGCTGGGCCCCCGTCGAGGAGGCGCTGGAGCTGCTGGGCCCGGCCCGTTCGGCCCGGCTGCGGGCGGCGCTGGAGGCGGCGGAGGACGGCCGGGTCCGGATCGTCACCACCCACGTGTCGGGCTTCTAG
- a CDS encoding RNA polymerase sigma factor yields MWRVQSAERPGAGTGSSVGRPGPVPPSDPPPGPAPTPPDLAEAVRAAQGGDEEAFRLLFRTVQPGLLRYLRVLVGGRPEDMQDAEDIASETWLQIARDLRGFSGDGDGFRGWAATIARHRALDHLRARRRRPVADLPFEYLAELAAGDDTAGAALTAVGTADALAFISRLPPDQAEAVLLRVVMELDAESAARVLGKRAGSVRMAAHRGLKRLAKLLEQPGAVGIPAARRAGAPGPDTAGNPATGDGDPATDPADPVGKSAKKNSPQGVTGRRAATLKDMR; encoded by the coding sequence ATGTGGCGGGTGCAGAGTGCAGAACGCCCAGGAGCGGGCACCGGCAGTTCCGTCGGACGGCCCGGACCAGTACCCCCCTCCGATCCGCCGCCGGGCCCGGCCCCCACACCCCCCGACCTGGCCGAAGCGGTCCGCGCCGCGCAGGGCGGGGACGAGGAGGCGTTCCGGCTGCTGTTCCGGACCGTCCAGCCGGGGCTGCTGCGCTACCTGCGGGTGCTGGTCGGCGGCCGGCCGGAGGACATGCAGGACGCCGAGGACATCGCCTCCGAGACCTGGCTGCAGATCGCCCGAGACCTGCGCGGATTCTCCGGCGACGGGGACGGCTTCCGCGGCTGGGCGGCCACGATCGCCCGCCACCGGGCGCTCGACCACCTGCGGGCCCGCCGTCGCCGTCCGGTGGCCGACCTGCCCTTCGAGTACCTGGCCGAACTGGCCGCCGGGGACGACACCGCGGGTGCGGCGCTGACCGCGGTCGGCACCGCCGACGCGCTGGCATTCATCTCCCGGCTGCCGCCCGACCAGGCGGAGGCGGTACTGCTGCGGGTGGTCATGGAGCTGGACGCGGAGAGCGCCGCCCGGGTCCTCGGCAAACGGGCGGGCAGCGTCCGGATGGCCGCCCACCGGGGGCTGAAGCGGCTGGCCAAGCTGCTGGAGCAGCCGGGCGCGGTCGGGATCCCCGCCGCGCGCCGGGCCGGGGCGCCGGGCCCGGACACGGCGGGGAACCCCGCGACGGGTGACGGAGACCCCGCGACGGACCCGGCGGACCCCGTGGGGAAGTCCGCGAAAAAAAATTCTCCGCAAGGTGTGACAGGACGCCGGGCCGCGACGCTGAAGGACATGAGATGA
- a CDS encoding tyrosine-protein phosphatase, producing MGGPRPPGRHPLALRPYLDHCPHAAAALIAAIAGARPGAVVVHCGAGRDRTGLAALLLLALAGADRATIAEDYLLSGPNVRPLYGMLGLPDPYRRIDAVLAEAGTTAEAALAAALDGLDPVGYLLGAGVTPAVITAVRDRLLTAA from the coding sequence GTGGGAGGCCCACGGCCACCTGGACGGCACCCCCTGGCGCTCCGCCCGTACCTGGACCACTGCCCGCACGCCGCCGCCGCGCTGATCGCCGCGATCGCCGGCGCCCGCCCCGGCGCAGTGGTGGTGCACTGCGGCGCCGGCCGTGACCGCACCGGCCTGGCCGCCCTGCTGCTGCTCGCCCTGGCCGGGGCCGACCGCGCCACGATCGCCGAGGACTACCTGCTGAGCGGCCCCAACGTCCGCCCGCTGTACGGGATGCTCGGCCTGCCGGACCCGTACCGCCGGATCGACGCGGTGCTCGCCGAGGCCGGGACCACCGCCGAGGCCGCCCTGGCCGCCGCGCTCGACGGGCTCGACCCGGTCGGCTACCTGCTCGGGGCCGGCGTGACGCCCGCCGTGATCACCGCCGTCCGGGACCGGCTGCTGACCGCCGCGTAG
- a CDS encoding tyrosine-protein phosphatase yields the protein MNRTTDTLTATEDRTLVWDGCLNVRDLGGLPTAYGRPTARGAIVRADNLDRLTAEGWDALLDHGVRTVVDLRNAEEYKPLLPLPEGVDLIRVPLDELAGPAWWEAHGHLDGTPWRSARTWTTARTPPPR from the coding sequence ATGAACCGGACGACGGACACGCTGACCGCCACCGAGGACCGCACGCTCGTCTGGGACGGCTGTCTCAACGTCCGCGACCTGGGCGGACTGCCCACCGCCTACGGCCGCCCCACCGCCCGCGGCGCGATAGTCCGGGCGGACAACCTGGACCGCCTCACCGCCGAGGGCTGGGACGCCCTCCTCGACCACGGCGTCCGCACCGTGGTCGACCTGCGCAACGCCGAGGAGTACAAGCCGCTCCTCCCGCTCCCCGAGGGCGTCGACCTGATCCGCGTCCCGCTGGACGAACTCGCCGGCCCCGCCTGGTGGGAGGCCCACGGCCACCTGGACGGCACCCCCTGGCGCTCCGCCCGTACCTGGACCACTGCCCGCACGCCGCCGCCGCGCTGA
- a CDS encoding Clp protease N-terminal domain-containing protein — translation MENPVVPNSTPLRLDDLIAAIKKVHADALDQLSDAVIAADHLGDLADHLIGHFVDQARRSGASWTDIGRSMGVSKQAAQKRFVPKDPGTPNDLDPSQGFSRFTPRARKVVVASQEEARKAGNAEISAQHILLGLLAEPEGIAVKALAAQGVTPHAVRTATTAVLPAAVEQTLPAMIPYDGLGKKVLELSFREALKLGHNYVGTEHILLALLEQEHGEGVLAGLKVDKAEAETFISEAIAAIIAARNTESDPQQ, via the coding sequence ATGGAGAATCCCGTTGTTCCCAACAGCACTCCGCTGCGCCTCGACGACCTGATCGCGGCCATCAAGAAGGTCCACGCCGACGCGCTGGACCAGCTCTCCGACGCGGTCATCGCCGCCGACCACCTCGGCGACCTCGCCGACCACCTCATCGGCCACTTCGTCGACCAGGCCCGCCGCTCCGGCGCCTCCTGGACCGACATCGGCCGCAGCATGGGCGTCAGCAAGCAGGCCGCCCAGAAACGCTTCGTCCCCAAGGACCCGGGCACCCCGAACGACCTCGACCCCAGCCAGGGCTTCAGCCGGTTCACGCCCCGGGCCCGCAAGGTCGTGGTGGCCTCGCAGGAGGAGGCCCGCAAGGCGGGCAACGCCGAGATCAGCGCCCAACACATCCTGCTCGGCCTGCTCGCCGAGCCGGAGGGCATCGCGGTCAAGGCGCTCGCCGCCCAGGGCGTCACCCCGCACGCCGTCCGGACGGCGACCACCGCCGTCCTGCCGGCCGCCGTGGAGCAGACGCTGCCCGCGATGATCCCGTACGACGGGCTGGGCAAGAAGGTGCTGGAGCTGTCCTTCCGCGAGGCGCTCAAGCTCGGGCACAACTACGTCGGCACCGAACACATCCTGCTCGCCCTGCTGGAGCAGGAGCACGGCGAGGGCGTGCTCGCCGGGCTGAAGGTCGACAAGGCCGAGGCGGAGACCTTCATCTCGGAGGCCATCGCCGCCATCATCGCCGCCCGGAACACGGAGTCCGACCCGCAGCAGTGA